The genomic DNA ACGGAGCCGATATGTTCGGCGTGGGTTCCTTTGACCGTCCATGGCAGCAGCCGGGTGAGGCCATCGAGCTGGCGAAGCGTAAAGCCGATGTCGCCTTTGAATTCTTCCACAAACTGAACGTGCCGTACTACTGCTTCCATGACGTGGATGTGTCGCCGGAAGGCGCCTCACTGAAAGAGTATCTGAACAATTTCGCGCAGATGGTGGATGTGCTGGCGGCTAAACAGCAGCAAAGCGGCGTGAAGCTGCTGTGGGGCACGGCCAACTGCTTTACCAACCCACGCTATGGCGCGGGTGCGGCAACCAATCCTGATCCGGAAGTGTTTAGCTGGGCGGCAACGCAGGTGGTTACCGCAATGAACGCCACGCATCAGCTGGGCGGCGAAAACTATGTGCTGTGGGGCGGTCGTGAAGGCTATGAAACCCTGCTCAACACCGACCTGCGTCAGGAGCGCGAGCAGATTGGCCGCTTTATGCAGATGGTGGTCGACCATAAACACAAAATCGGTTTCCGCGGTACGCTGCTGATCGAACCGAAGCCTCAGGAACCTACTAAGCACCAGTACGACTACGACGTTGCTACCGTGTACGGCTTCCTGAAACAGTTCGGCCTGGAAAAAGAGATCAAAGTTAACATTGAAGCCAACCATGCCACGCTGGCCGGCCACTCTTTCCATCACGAGATCGCGTCTGCTATCGCGCTGGGTATCTTCGGTTCTGTTGATGCTAACCGCGGCGATGCGCAACTGGGTTGGGATACCGACCAGTTCCCGAACAGCGTGGAAGAGAATGCGCTGGTGATGTATGAAATTATCAAAGCGGGGGGGTTCACCACCGGCGGGCTGAACTTCGATGCCAAAGTGCGCCGTCAGAGCACCGACAAATACGACCTGTTCTATGGCCATATTGGCGCAATGGATACCATGGCGTTGGCGCTGAAAGTCGCCGCCCGCATGATTGAAGACGGTGAACTGGATAAACGTGTCGCGAAGCGTTATAGCGGCTGGAACAGTGAGCTGGGTCAGCAAATTTTGAAAGGCCAGTTATCGCTTGCGGACGTCGCGAAGTACGCTGAACAACATCAACTGGCACCGCAGCATCAGAGCGGGCATCAGGAGCTGCTGGAAAACCTGGTTAATCACTACCTGTTCGATAAATAACAGCGAGTAGATAATAACGTAAGCCCGGTAAGCGTCGCGCCACCGGGCATTTCTGTTAAAGGAGTCACCGAATGTATATCGGGATTGATCTTGGCACATCGGGTGTGAAAGCCATCCTGTTAAGCGAGCAGGGCGACGTGTTAGCAACGCAGACAGAAAAGCTGCAGGTCTCACGTCCGCATCCGCTATGGTCGGAACAGGATCCGGAGCAGTGGTGGCTGGCAACGGATCGTGCAATCAAAGCGCTAGGTGAACAGCACAGTCTGCGTGACGTCAAAGCCCTCGGCATTGCCGGGCAAATGCACGGCGCGACGTTACTGGACAGTCAGCATCACGTTCTGCGACCGGCCATTCTCTGGAACGATGGTCGCTGTGCAGAAGAGTGCGCACTCCTTGAAGAGCGAGTACCCACCTCCCGCAGTATCACCGGCAACCTGATGATGCCCGGTTTTACCGCACCAAAGTTACTGTGGGTACACCGCCATGAACCGGAAATTTTCCGTCAGGTGGCGAAAGTTTTACTGCCAAAAGATTATCTGCGTTTTCGCATGACGGGTGATTTCGCCAGCGACATGTCCGACGCTGCCGGCACGATGTGGCTCGACGTGGCCAAACGTGACTGGAGCGAGGCCATGCTCGATGCCTGCCACCTGACTCGCGAACATATGCCAGCGCTCTATGAGGGCAGTGAGATAACGGGTACCTTACAGCCTGCCGTCGCAGAACGCTGGAATATGCCCGCTGTCCCGGTGGTGGCCGGTGGCGGTGACAACGCGGCGGGTGCCGTGGGGGTCGGGATGGTGGAAGCCGGGCAGGCGATGCTTTCGCTGGGAACGTCTGGCGTCTATTTTGCGGTCAGCGATGGTTATCGCAGTAATCCTGAAAGTGCCGTTCACAGTTTCTGCCATGCGCTGCCGGGAAAATGGCATCTGATGTCGGTTATGTTGAGCGCCGCCTCTTGCCTTGACTGGGCCGCGAAACTGACCGGGATGGCTGATGTTCCGGCACTGATTGCTGCTGCACAGCTGGCGGATGAAAGTGCGGGTACCGTCTGGTTTTTACCTTATCTTTCCGG from Enterobacter ludwigii includes the following:
- the xylA gene encoding xylose isomerase — encoded protein: MQAYFDQLDRVRYEGPKTTNPLAFRHYNPDELVLGKRMEDHLRFAACYWHTFCWNGADMFGVGSFDRPWQQPGEAIELAKRKADVAFEFFHKLNVPYYCFHDVDVSPEGASLKEYLNNFAQMVDVLAAKQQQSGVKLLWGTANCFTNPRYGAGAATNPDPEVFSWAATQVVTAMNATHQLGGENYVLWGGREGYETLLNTDLRQEREQIGRFMQMVVDHKHKIGFRGTLLIEPKPQEPTKHQYDYDVATVYGFLKQFGLEKEIKVNIEANHATLAGHSFHHEIASAIALGIFGSVDANRGDAQLGWDTDQFPNSVEENALVMYEIIKAGGFTTGGLNFDAKVRRQSTDKYDLFYGHIGAMDTMALALKVAARMIEDGELDKRVAKRYSGWNSELGQQILKGQLSLADVAKYAEQHQLAPQHQSGHQELLENLVNHYLFDK
- the xylB gene encoding xylulokinase; translated protein: MYIGIDLGTSGVKAILLSEQGDVLATQTEKLQVSRPHPLWSEQDPEQWWLATDRAIKALGEQHSLRDVKALGIAGQMHGATLLDSQHHVLRPAILWNDGRCAEECALLEERVPTSRSITGNLMMPGFTAPKLLWVHRHEPEIFRQVAKVLLPKDYLRFRMTGDFASDMSDAAGTMWLDVAKRDWSEAMLDACHLTREHMPALYEGSEITGTLQPAVAERWNMPAVPVVAGGGDNAAGAVGVGMVEAGQAMLSLGTSGVYFAVSDGYRSNPESAVHSFCHALPGKWHLMSVMLSAASCLDWAAKLTGMADVPALIAAAQLADESAGTVWFLPYLSGERTPHNNPEAKGVFFGLTHQHGPAELARAVLEGVGYALADGMDVVHDCGVTPASITLIGGGARSSYWRQMLSDISGLQLDFRTGGDVGPALGAARLAQIAMNPETPLSQLLPQLQLEQAHLPDAARHARYAQRREVFRKIYQQLLPLMS